From one Nocardioides scoriae genomic stretch:
- the mnmA gene encoding tRNA 2-thiouridine(34) synthase MnmA, translated as MKVLAAMSGGVDSAVAAARAAEQGHDVTGIHLALSRNPQSYRTGARGCCTVEDSLDARRAADVIGIPFYVWDLSERFHEDVVEDFLEEYAEGRTPNPCLRCNERIKFAAVLDRALALGFDAVATGHYAQLRPGADGTVELHRSADLAKDQSYVLGVLTQDQVAHAMFPLGDAPKPLVREEAARRGLRVADKPDSHDICFISDGDTGGWLSEKLADRGVEVNRSGLLVDDDGEVLGTHEGSWRYTVGQRKGLRIGTPAADGRPRYVLDIEPVSGTVTVGPREALAVDGLTGTDPRWCGAAPQGELECTVQLRAHGEEHRARVRVEDDAVEVVLLDHATGIAPGQAVVVYDGTRVVGSATIDSTHRVAAAAASR; from the coding sequence GTGAAGGTGCTGGCCGCGATGTCCGGCGGGGTGGACTCCGCCGTGGCCGCCGCGCGGGCCGCCGAGCAGGGCCACGACGTCACCGGCATCCACCTCGCGCTCTCGCGCAACCCGCAGAGCTACCGCACCGGCGCCCGGGGCTGCTGCACCGTCGAGGACTCCCTCGACGCCCGCCGGGCCGCCGACGTGATCGGGATCCCGTTCTACGTCTGGGACCTGAGCGAGCGCTTCCACGAGGACGTCGTCGAGGACTTCCTGGAGGAGTACGCCGAGGGCCGCACCCCCAACCCGTGCCTGCGCTGCAACGAGCGGATCAAGTTCGCCGCGGTCCTCGACCGGGCCCTGGCGCTCGGCTTCGACGCGGTGGCCACCGGCCACTACGCCCAGCTGCGACCCGGCGCGGACGGCACGGTCGAGCTGCACCGCAGCGCCGACCTCGCCAAGGACCAGAGCTACGTCCTCGGGGTGCTGACCCAGGACCAGGTCGCGCACGCGATGTTCCCGCTGGGCGACGCCCCCAAGCCGCTGGTGCGCGAGGAGGCCGCCCGGCGCGGCCTGCGGGTCGCCGACAAGCCCGACAGCCACGACATCTGCTTCATCAGCGACGGCGACACCGGGGGCTGGCTCTCGGAGAAGCTGGCCGACCGCGGCGTCGAGGTGAACCGCTCCGGCCTCCTCGTCGACGACGACGGCGAGGTCCTCGGCACCCACGAGGGCTCGTGGCGCTACACCGTCGGCCAGCGCAAGGGGCTGCGGATCGGGACGCCGGCCGCCGACGGCCGGCCCCGCTACGTGCTCGACATCGAGCCCGTCTCCGGCACCGTCACCGTCGGCCCGCGCGAGGCGCTCGCCGTCGACGGTCTCACCGGCACCGACCCGCGCTGGTGCGGCGCCGCACCGCAGGGCGAGCTCGAGTGCACCGTGCAGCTGCGGGCCCACGGCGAGGAGCACCGCGCCCGGGTCCGGGTCGAGGACGACGCCGTCGAGGTCGTCCTGCTCGACCACGCCACCGGCATCGCCCCCGGCCAGGCGGTCGTGGTCTACGACGGCACCCGTGTCGTCGGCTCGGCGACCATCGACTCCACCCACCGGGTCGCGGCCGCCGCGGCGTCGCGATGA
- a CDS encoding GntR family transcriptional regulator, which yields MTRPESSLGIRVDEGATAPPYEQVREQLRERVGSGELAPGTRLPPVRRLAEDLGLAPGTVARAYRELEALGVIETRGRAGSVVTGGGVEQAAREAAAAYAERTRALGLSPAEALALVHRVLG from the coding sequence ATGACCAGGCCGGAGAGCTCGCTGGGCATCCGCGTCGACGAGGGCGCCACGGCGCCGCCGTACGAGCAGGTCCGCGAGCAGCTGCGCGAGCGCGTCGGCAGCGGCGAGCTGGCCCCGGGGACCCGGCTGCCACCGGTGCGCCGGCTGGCCGAGGACCTGGGCCTGGCGCCCGGCACGGTCGCGCGGGCGTACCGCGAGCTCGAGGCGCTGGGCGTCATCGAGACCCGCGGCCGGGCCGGGAGCGTGGTCACCGGTGGCGGGGTGGAGCAGGCGGCTCGCGAGGCGGCCGCGGCGTACGCCGAGCGCACGAGGGCCCTGGGCCTGTCCCCCGCCGAGGCACTGGCGCTGGTGCACCGCGTCCTCGGCTGA
- a CDS encoding cysteine desulfurase family protein, with protein MTVYLDHAATTPILPEAAAAMTAQLTAVGNASSLHASGRAARRVVEESRERIARALGCRPGEVVLTSGGTESDNLAVKGLYWSRRGQDPRRVRILSTPIEHHAVLDPLQWLASEGAKVEHVAVDRLGRLDVEAFRHAVESDPESVALVTVMWANNEVGTVQPLAEVVEIAHAHGIPVHTDAVQALGQLPVDFAASGVDALTITGHKVGGPYGVGALLLRRELQLTPLLHGGGQERDVRSGTIDPPAIAGFAVACELAVARQPELATRLDALRQELVAGVRRVVPDAVHNGDPATGPDHRLPGNVHLAFPGCEGDSLLMLLDARGVECSTGSACDAGVPQASHVLLATGHDEEFARSSLRFSLGHTSTEADVAAVVEAIGPVVERARGAALSTRAGRPGRPGRAGRAGRSDRSGATP; from the coding sequence ATGACCGTATACCTCGACCACGCGGCGACGACGCCGATCCTCCCGGAGGCCGCCGCGGCGATGACCGCGCAGCTGACCGCCGTGGGCAACGCGTCCTCGCTGCACGCCTCCGGGCGCGCGGCCCGGCGCGTCGTGGAGGAGTCGCGCGAGCGGATCGCGCGGGCGCTGGGCTGCCGCCCCGGCGAGGTCGTCCTCACCTCCGGCGGCACCGAGTCCGACAACCTCGCCGTCAAGGGCCTCTACTGGTCGCGGCGCGGGCAGGACCCCCGCCGGGTGCGGATCCTCTCGACGCCGATCGAGCACCACGCCGTGCTCGACCCGCTGCAGTGGCTGGCCTCCGAGGGCGCCAAGGTCGAGCACGTCGCGGTCGACCGGCTCGGGCGCCTCGACGTGGAGGCCTTCCGGCACGCCGTCGAGTCCGACCCCGAGAGCGTCGCCCTGGTCACCGTGATGTGGGCCAACAACGAGGTCGGCACGGTCCAGCCGCTCGCCGAGGTCGTCGAGATCGCCCACGCCCACGGCATCCCCGTCCACACCGACGCCGTGCAGGCGCTGGGCCAGCTCCCGGTCGACTTCGCCGCGAGCGGGGTCGACGCCCTCACCATCACCGGCCACAAGGTCGGCGGGCCCTACGGCGTCGGCGCCCTGCTCCTGCGCCGCGAGCTGCAGCTGACGCCGCTGCTGCACGGCGGCGGCCAGGAGCGCGACGTCCGCTCCGGCACCATCGACCCGCCCGCCATCGCCGGCTTCGCCGTGGCCTGCGAGCTGGCCGTGGCCCGCCAGCCCGAGCTCGCCACCCGGCTCGACGCGCTGCGCCAGGAGCTCGTCGCGGGGGTCCGCCGCGTCGTGCCCGACGCCGTCCACAACGGCGACCCCGCCACCGGGCCCGACCACCGGCTGCCCGGCAACGTCCACCTGGCCTTCCCGGGCTGCGAGGGCGACTCCCTGCTGATGCTGCTCGACGCGCGCGGCGTCGAGTGCTCGACCGGCTCGGCCTGCGACGCCGGCGTCCCGCAGGCCAGCCACGTGCTGCTCGCCACCGGCCACGACGAGGAGTTCGCGCGCTCCTCGCTGCGCTTCTCCCTGGGCCACACCTCGACCGAGGCCGACGTGGCCGCCGTGGTCGAGGCCATCGGGCCCGTCGTCGAGCGCGCCCGCGGCGCGGCGCTGTCCACGCGCGCCGGACGCCCCGGCCGTCCGGGACGCGCCGGCCGGGCGGGTCGCAGCGACCGGAGCGGCGCGACGCCGTGA